Proteins co-encoded in one Candidatus Krumholzibacteriota bacterium genomic window:
- the truB gene encoding tRNA pseudouridine(55) synthase TruB: MAGNVSSPHPHLEDRVIPVDKSHGLSTYDAVRRFKRCFRKIKIGHSGTLDPQATGLVLLLTGEATKLSGYLMDLPKRYLADIVFGEATDTQDAVGLVVRAGDWSHVTGASIREAIERFVGVREQVPPMYSALKKDGRPLYVLARKGEEVDREPREVETYAIDLLEIDLPRIRIDIRCARGLYVRVLAEEIGDALGVPAHLAGLVRTEIGGFSLDGAISDAEFEALRDAGPPGVGLAEAVAHLPAIAVDGEDLERLGNGIAPRLGPPLPEKGSLVRLVRADGGLGAICEVGPAGFCKLRRVFHDRYAAERGV; encoded by the coding sequence ATGGCAGGGAACGTCTCCTCGCCCCATCCGCATCTCGAGGACCGGGTGATCCCCGTAGACAAGTCGCATGGCCTCTCGACCTACGACGCCGTCAGGCGGTTCAAGCGCTGTTTCCGCAAGATCAAGATCGGACACTCGGGCACCCTCGATCCCCAGGCGACCGGTCTCGTGCTGCTCCTCACCGGCGAGGCCACCAAGCTTTCCGGGTATCTCATGGACCTGCCGAAGCGATACCTCGCCGATATCGTGTTCGGCGAGGCGACCGACACGCAGGACGCCGTCGGCCTCGTCGTGCGGGCGGGGGACTGGTCGCACGTGACCGGGGCGTCGATCCGGGAGGCCATCGAACGGTTCGTCGGCGTGCGCGAACAGGTGCCGCCGATGTACTCGGCGCTCAAGAAGGACGGCCGCCCCCTCTACGTCCTCGCCCGGAAGGGCGAGGAGGTGGATCGCGAGCCGCGCGAGGTGGAGACCTACGCGATCGATCTCCTCGAAATCGACCTGCCGCGGATCCGCATCGACATCCGCTGCGCGCGCGGATTGTACGTGCGCGTGCTCGCCGAGGAGATCGGGGACGCGCTCGGCGTCCCGGCCCATCTCGCCGGCCTCGTGCGGACGGAGATCGGCGGTTTCTCGCTCGACGGCGCGATCAGCGACGCCGAATTCGAGGCGCTTCGCGACGCCGGCCCCCCGGGCGTGGGGCTCGCGGAGGCGGTCGCGCATCTTCCCGCCATCGCCGTCGACGGAGAGGACCTCGAGCGGCTCGGGAACGGGATCGCCCCGCGGCTCGGTCCGCCGCTGCCGGAGAAGGGCTCGCTCGTGCGGCTCGTCAGGGCGGACGGGGGGCTCGGCGCGATCTGCGAGGTCGGGCCGGCGGGATTCTGCAAGCTGCGGCGTGTCTTCCACGACCGCTACGCGGCGGAGCGGGGAGTCTGA
- the rpsO gene encoding 30S ribosomal protein S15, whose product MALHKEVKRDVIGRFQLHEKDSGSPEVQIALLTERINVLTEHFKVHKKDFASRRGLLKLVGQRRKLLDYLKKNKIEKYRKVIKELNLRK is encoded by the coding sequence ATGGCACTGCACAAAGAGGTGAAGAGGGACGTCATAGGACGGTTCCAGCTTCACGAGAAGGATTCCGGCTCACCCGAAGTCCAGATCGCACTTCTCACCGAGCGCATCAACGTCCTGACGGAGCACTTCAAGGTGCACAAGAAGGACTTCGCGTCCCGGCGAGGTTTGCTCAAACTCGTGGGGCAGAGGAGAAAGCTCCTCGATTATCTGAAGAAAAACAAAATCGAGAAGTACCGCAAGGTCATCAAGGAACTGAACCTCAGGAAATAA
- the ribF gene encoding riboflavin biosynthesis protein RibF: MKGAITTAELDGGRFRNTAVTIGVFDGVHIGHQQVAATLQGVARGTGASASVVVTFDRHPAAVTRPEDAPPLLTTLDEKLSLIARTGVDWIVVETFDRETAAMDYRTYIEERLLGGLGMSHLVVGHDFRLGRGRGGGEDRLAEESARSGFGLTVVPPVKLGGRTVSSTTIREDIGARRFDEAARALTRPYFLDGDVVRGDGRGAGLGFPTANVAIPDPGKLVPPAGVYAVLVDTGEQLADGMLNIGSAPTFHEEGETRIEVNLFDFDGDLYGRRLRVHFVAWIREERRFADAGALAERLARDREAAARILHEKKNV, translated from the coding sequence ATGAAGGGCGCGATCACCACGGCCGAGCTCGACGGCGGGCGCTTCAGGAACACGGCGGTCACGATCGGCGTCTTCGACGGCGTCCACATCGGCCACCAGCAGGTCGCGGCGACGCTCCAGGGGGTCGCGCGCGGGACGGGGGCCTCGGCGTCGGTCGTCGTCACCTTCGATCGCCACCCGGCGGCGGTGACCCGCCCGGAGGATGCGCCGCCGCTCCTCACCACCCTCGACGAGAAGCTCTCCCTCATCGCGCGCACCGGCGTCGACTGGATCGTCGTCGAGACCTTCGACCGTGAGACGGCCGCGATGGACTACCGCACGTATATCGAGGAGCGTCTCCTCGGGGGGCTCGGCATGAGCCATCTCGTCGTCGGCCACGATTTCCGGCTCGGGCGCGGCCGCGGGGGCGGCGAGGACCGTCTCGCAGAGGAATCGGCCCGTTCGGGATTCGGCCTCACCGTCGTGCCGCCGGTCAAGCTCGGGGGGCGAACGGTGTCGAGCACGACGATCCGAGAGGACATCGGCGCCCGCCGGTTCGACGAGGCGGCCAGGGCGCTCACCCGCCCGTATTTCCTCGACGGCGACGTCGTCCGCGGGGACGGCCGCGGCGCAGGCCTCGGGTTTCCCACGGCGAACGTCGCGATCCCCGATCCCGGCAAGCTCGTGCCGCCGGCGGGGGTCTACGCGGTTCTCGTCGACACGGGGGAGCAACTCGCCGACGGCATGTTGAACATCGGCAGCGCGCCGACCTTCCACGAGGAGGGGGAGACGCGGATCGAGGTCAACCTCTTCGATTTCGACGGCGATCTCTACGGGCGGCGCCTGCGCGTGCACTTCGTCGCGTGGATCCGCGAGGAACGACGGTTCGCCGACGCCGGCGCGCTGGCGGAACGTCTTGCCCGGGACCGCGAGGCCGCGGCACGGATTCTGCATGAGAAAAAGAATGTTTGA
- a CDS encoding bifunctional oligoribonuclease/PAP phosphatase NrnA, with amino-acid sequence MSTTMPDDAFAGEFDRIGSLLDASGRILVLGHIDPDGDCIGSMFAIALFLDARGKKVCCHAPGSLRERYRGLPGARFLAGEETLAGFDPDLVIAVDAPTTERFNGIARPGGPVAIINIDHHPTNETYGDIDVVDPGAAAAAIIVCRLLEHLAPEEITPGIADCLYLGILLDTGGFRFQNTDAEALATAARLVCFGARPYELAHEFIFMKSYVALRLLAKVLDSIESHAGGRIAVMSITRRMLEESGAAIEDSEGFVDYAAAIDDVELAALLRENGPGEIRASLRSRAGHDVARLAARFGGGGHSKAAGLTICAPLDEARRLVVEGLGALLAEGNGE; translated from the coding sequence ATGTCGACGACGATGCCTGACGATGCCTTCGCCGGCGAGTTCGATCGCATCGGATCGCTCCTGGACGCAAGCGGGCGGATCCTCGTCCTCGGCCACATCGATCCCGACGGGGACTGCATCGGCTCGATGTTCGCCATCGCGCTCTTTCTCGACGCGAGGGGCAAGAAGGTTTGCTGCCACGCGCCGGGCAGTCTCCGCGAGCGCTACCGCGGTCTTCCCGGCGCCCGGTTCCTCGCGGGGGAGGAGACGCTCGCCGGCTTCGATCCCGATCTGGTGATCGCGGTCGACGCTCCCACCACAGAGCGTTTCAACGGGATCGCACGGCCCGGGGGGCCGGTCGCGATCATCAACATCGACCACCATCCGACGAACGAGACCTACGGCGATATCGACGTCGTCGATCCCGGCGCGGCCGCGGCCGCCATCATCGTCTGCCGGCTGCTCGAGCATCTCGCGCCGGAGGAGATCACCCCCGGGATCGCCGATTGCCTCTACCTCGGCATCCTGCTCGACACCGGAGGCTTCCGCTTCCAGAACACCGACGCCGAGGCGCTCGCGACGGCGGCGCGCCTCGTTTGTTTCGGCGCCAGGCCCTACGAGCTGGCGCACGAGTTCATCTTCATGAAGTCCTACGTCGCGCTCCGTCTGCTGGCGAAGGTTCTCGATTCCATCGAATCGCACGCCGGCGGCCGGATCGCCGTGATGTCGATCACGCGCCGGATGCTGGAGGAGAGCGGCGCGGCGATCGAGGATTCCGAGGGCTTCGTCGATTACGCTGCGGCGATCGACGACGTCGAGCTCGCCGCCCTCCTGCGGGAGAACGGTCCCGGGGAGATCCGCGCGTCACTCCGCTCGCGGGCGGGGCACGACGTCGCCAGGCTCGCCGCACGGTTCGGCGGCGGCGGTCACAGCAAGGCGGCCGGATTGACGATTTGCGCCCCGCTCGACGAGGCCCGCCGGCTCGTCGTCGAGGGGCTCGGCGCGTTGCTCGCCGAGGGGAATGGTGAATAG